In Periplaneta americana isolate PAMFEO1 chromosome 4, P.americana_PAMFEO1_priV1, whole genome shotgun sequence, one DNA window encodes the following:
- the LOC138698972 gene encoding dynein axonemal heavy chain 1-like gives MKDRHWNQIQEETGIKIEYSPTLTFAMCLEKGLADVQDEVIKIAEGAGKEYAIEETLGKMQADWENIILEVTPYKNTGTYIMKISDDVSQMLDDHAALTQTISFSPFRAALEKEISEWETQLHLTTDVLDAWAECQKQWMYLEPIFTSEDINRQLPVESKKYKTMERNWRRIMKNAFDNPKVGMFSFNHETEWIVVQVMDVCPDRTLLESLKECNTYLEQIQKGLADYLETKRSVFPRFYFLSDDELLEILSQAKNPLAVQPHLRKCFENIQKVLDMGFPCDPTDIKPIVQFVPHTAKLCIHIDCNDGVDDAGM, from the exons ATGAAAGATCGACATTGGAATCAAATTCAAGAAGAAACAG GAATAAAGATAGAATATTCACCGACTTTGACGTTTGCTATGTGTTTGGAAAAGGGTCTTGCTGATGTGCAAGATGAAGTGATAAAAATAGCAGAAGGTGCTGGAAAGGAGTATGCTATTGAGGAAACTCTTGGAAAGATGCAAGCAGATTGGGAAAATATTATTCTAGAAGTCACTCCATACAAAAATACAG GGACATACATaatgaagatatcagacgatGTATCACAAATGCTTGATGATCATGCTGCACTGACGCAGACAATATCATTCAGTCCGTTTAGAGCAGCTTTGGAGAAGGAAATTAGTGAATGGGAGACGCAGCTACATCTTACTACAGATGTCCTCGATGCATGGGCAGAATGCCAAAA ACAGTGGATGTACCTGGAACCAATATTTACTAGTGAGGATATTAATAGACAGTTACCAGTAGAGagcaagaaatataaaacaatggAACGAAACTGGAGGAGAATTATGAAAAATGCTTTCGATAATCCAAAGgttggtatgttttctttcaatcatGAAACTGAGTGGATTGTAGTGCAG GTAATGGATGTATGCCCAGACAGAACCTTGTTGGAGAGTTTAAAAGAGTGCAATACTTATTTGGAGCAGATACAGAAGGGACTGGCTGACTACCTGGAGACAAAACGCTCAGTTTTCCCACGATTTTATTTCCTTAGTGACGACGAACTTCTTGAAATTCTGTCACAAGCTAAAAACCCATTAGCTGTTCAGCCTCACTTGCGTAAAtgctttgaaaatattcaaaag gtgctcgatatgggCTTCCCTTGTGACCCTACAGACATCAAGCCGATAGTTCAATTCGTCCCACACACAGCTAAACTgtgtatccatatcgattgcaACGATGGTGTTGATGATGCGGGCATgtag